The Corylus avellana chromosome ca8, CavTom2PMs-1.0 genome has a segment encoding these proteins:
- the LOC132189367 gene encoding GATA transcription factor 24-like isoform X2 has product MAAANPQPLQARPFEDHARVPVQIEDEEGEYDDGGDDAMDDVEEAHVNSVSVAEHGGVRVGGGGGGVVMASRTSELTLSFEGEVYVFPAVTPEKVQAVLLLLGGPDVPTGVPTIEVPFSQNNRGVGENPKRSNLSRRIASLVRFREKRKERCFDKKIRYTVRKEVAQRMHRKNGQFASLKESSTASNWDSPQSCLQDGTPRAETVLRRCQHCGVSENNTPAMRRGPAGPRTLCNACGLMWANKGTLRDLSKGGRIVSMEHIEPETPFDVKPSITDGEFCGNQDEHETPEDPSKLVTGGSDKSSVNPDDEDLHGTTEDLTDTLPMIVHSSAIDQEQEPLVELANPSDTDIDIPANFD; this is encoded by the exons ATGGCGGCTGCGAACCCACAGCCCCTGCAGGCGCGTCCGTTCGAGGACCACGCGCGGGTGCCGGTACAGATCGAGGACGAGGAGGGTGAGTACGATGACGGTGGAGATGATGCTATGGACGACGTGGAAGAGGCTCATGTGAATTCGGTGAGCGTTGCGGAGCATGGTGGAGTGAGAGTTGGAGGTGGTGGAGGAGGGGTGGTTATGGCGTCTCGGACGAGTGAGCTCACTCTCTCTTTTGAAGGCGAGGTCTATGTGTTCCCTGCTGTTACGCCTGAAaag GTACAAGCAGTGCTGTTGCTTCTAGGAGGACCAGATGTACCAACCGGTGTGCCTACGATTGAAGTACCTTTTAGTCAAAATAACAGG GGTGTAGGTGAGAACCCAAAGCGATCGAATCTTTCACGAAGAATAGCATCCCTGGTTAGGTTCCGTGAAAAACGGAAAGAGAGATGTTTTGACAAGAAAATTCGGTACACCGTGCGAAAAGAAGTTGCGCAGAG GATGCATCGTAAAAATGGACAGTTTGCATCCTTAAAAGAAAGTTCAACTGCTTCAAACTGGGATTCTCCTCAGAGCTGCCTTCAAGATGGTACTCCTCGTGCAGAAACTGT TTTGCGCAGATGTCAACATTGTGGTGTTAGTGAAAATAATACTCCTGCAATGCGTCGTGGGCCAGCTGGACCAAGGACTCTATGTAATGCATGTGGTCTAATGTGGGCAAATAAG GGAACATTGAGGGATCTCAGTAAGGGAGGAAGAATTGTTTCCATGGAACATATTGAACCT GAAACTCCATTTGATGTCAAACCGTCGATTACAGATGGAGAATTCTGTGGCAACCAAGATGAGCAT GAAACTCCTGAAGACCCTTCTAAGCTTGTTACAGGAGGATCCGATAAGTCTTCTGTCAACCCTGATGATGAA GATTTGCATGGAACTACTGAAGATCTTACAGATACTCTTCCCATGATTGTACATTCTTCAGCCATTGATCAGGAGCAG GAACCTTTGGTTGAGCTTGCTAATCCTTCAGATACAGACATAGATATCCCTGCTAACTTTGATTAG
- the LOC132189367 gene encoding GATA transcription factor 24-like isoform X5 — translation MAAANPQPLQARPFEDHARVPVQIEDEEGEYDDGGDDAMDDVEEAHVNSVSVAEHGGVRVGGGGGGVVMASRTSELTLSFEGEVYVFPAVTPEKVQAVLLLLGGPDVPTGVPTIEVPFSQNNRGVGENPKRSNLSRRIASLVRFREKRKERCFDKKIRYTVRKEVAQRMHRKNGQFASLKESSTASNWDSPQSCLQDGTPRAETVLRRCQHCGVSENNTPAMRRGPAGPRTLCNACGLMWANKGTLRDLSKGGRIVSMEHIEPDLHGTTEDLTDTLPMIVHSSAIDQEQEPLVELANPSDTDIDIPANFD, via the exons ATGGCGGCTGCGAACCCACAGCCCCTGCAGGCGCGTCCGTTCGAGGACCACGCGCGGGTGCCGGTACAGATCGAGGACGAGGAGGGTGAGTACGATGACGGTGGAGATGATGCTATGGACGACGTGGAAGAGGCTCATGTGAATTCGGTGAGCGTTGCGGAGCATGGTGGAGTGAGAGTTGGAGGTGGTGGAGGAGGGGTGGTTATGGCGTCTCGGACGAGTGAGCTCACTCTCTCTTTTGAAGGCGAGGTCTATGTGTTCCCTGCTGTTACGCCTGAAaag GTACAAGCAGTGCTGTTGCTTCTAGGAGGACCAGATGTACCAACCGGTGTGCCTACGATTGAAGTACCTTTTAGTCAAAATAACAGG GGTGTAGGTGAGAACCCAAAGCGATCGAATCTTTCACGAAGAATAGCATCCCTGGTTAGGTTCCGTGAAAAACGGAAAGAGAGATGTTTTGACAAGAAAATTCGGTACACCGTGCGAAAAGAAGTTGCGCAGAG GATGCATCGTAAAAATGGACAGTTTGCATCCTTAAAAGAAAGTTCAACTGCTTCAAACTGGGATTCTCCTCAGAGCTGCCTTCAAGATGGTACTCCTCGTGCAGAAACTGT TTTGCGCAGATGTCAACATTGTGGTGTTAGTGAAAATAATACTCCTGCAATGCGTCGTGGGCCAGCTGGACCAAGGACTCTATGTAATGCATGTGGTCTAATGTGGGCAAATAAG GGAACATTGAGGGATCTCAGTAAGGGAGGAAGAATTGTTTCCATGGAACATATTGAACCT GATTTGCATGGAACTACTGAAGATCTTACAGATACTCTTCCCATGATTGTACATTCTTCAGCCATTGATCAGGAGCAG GAACCTTTGGTTGAGCTTGCTAATCCTTCAGATACAGACATAGATATCCCTGCTAACTTTGATTAG
- the LOC132189367 gene encoding GATA transcription factor 24-like isoform X1 has protein sequence MAAANPQPLQARPFEDHARVPVQIEDEEGEYDDGGDDAMDDVEEAHVNSVSVAEHGGVRVGGGGGGVVMASRTSELTLSFEGEVYVFPAVTPEKVQAVLLLLGGPDVPTGVPTIEVPFSQNNRGVGENPKRSNLSRRIASLVRFREKRKERCFDKKIRYTVRKEVAQRMHRKNGQFASLKESSTASNWDSPQSCLQDGTPRAETVLRRCQHCGVSENNTPAMRRGPAGPRTLCNACGLMWANKGTLRDLSKGGRIVSMEHIEPETPFDVKPSITDGEFCGNQDEHETPEDPSKLVTGGSDKSSVNPDDEDLHGTTEDLTDTLPMIVHSSAIDQEQLWYVQEPLVELANPSDTDIDIPANFD, from the exons ATGGCGGCTGCGAACCCACAGCCCCTGCAGGCGCGTCCGTTCGAGGACCACGCGCGGGTGCCGGTACAGATCGAGGACGAGGAGGGTGAGTACGATGACGGTGGAGATGATGCTATGGACGACGTGGAAGAGGCTCATGTGAATTCGGTGAGCGTTGCGGAGCATGGTGGAGTGAGAGTTGGAGGTGGTGGAGGAGGGGTGGTTATGGCGTCTCGGACGAGTGAGCTCACTCTCTCTTTTGAAGGCGAGGTCTATGTGTTCCCTGCTGTTACGCCTGAAaag GTACAAGCAGTGCTGTTGCTTCTAGGAGGACCAGATGTACCAACCGGTGTGCCTACGATTGAAGTACCTTTTAGTCAAAATAACAGG GGTGTAGGTGAGAACCCAAAGCGATCGAATCTTTCACGAAGAATAGCATCCCTGGTTAGGTTCCGTGAAAAACGGAAAGAGAGATGTTTTGACAAGAAAATTCGGTACACCGTGCGAAAAGAAGTTGCGCAGAG GATGCATCGTAAAAATGGACAGTTTGCATCCTTAAAAGAAAGTTCAACTGCTTCAAACTGGGATTCTCCTCAGAGCTGCCTTCAAGATGGTACTCCTCGTGCAGAAACTGT TTTGCGCAGATGTCAACATTGTGGTGTTAGTGAAAATAATACTCCTGCAATGCGTCGTGGGCCAGCTGGACCAAGGACTCTATGTAATGCATGTGGTCTAATGTGGGCAAATAAG GGAACATTGAGGGATCTCAGTAAGGGAGGAAGAATTGTTTCCATGGAACATATTGAACCT GAAACTCCATTTGATGTCAAACCGTCGATTACAGATGGAGAATTCTGTGGCAACCAAGATGAGCAT GAAACTCCTGAAGACCCTTCTAAGCTTGTTACAGGAGGATCCGATAAGTCTTCTGTCAACCCTGATGATGAA GATTTGCATGGAACTACTGAAGATCTTACAGATACTCTTCCCATGATTGTACATTCTTCAGCCATTGATCAGGAGCAG TTGTGGTATGTACAGGAACCTTTGGTTGAGCTTGCTAATCCTTCAGATACAGACATAGATATCCCTGCTAACTTTGATTAG
- the LOC132190312 gene encoding anthranilate N-benzoyltransferase protein 3, translating into MMPSPCGTTAFPTSHIDAMLSVTPSRVTDPRRTRQISAMDHTISGIFRSRLHVVLYFKSVSEEDSGWFLAGWAMESLARALSEQQPMLAGRLRRGVDGDGELEIVSNDSGVRLVQAHIAVTLSSFLELLKEKEEAEAQLVSWKDIDEQSLQFSPLFYVQVTNFQCGGYSIGISCSLLVADLLVKENFLNSWAIIHNNILSSINGPKTPLFYLPNLKIKGSSPTGLISSTPRKNCGQTTHFKVTAATANLDSEMCKSLAFLCIEETESKLGSKMDSELYLFVKEKSEVIKVEKCSKHGLVRPQMSLKSQLTCADWDDLGASDIAFRVGNKPVHVSHWIGSVLEGLVMAIPSASKNALGMNILVTIPNEKEEWC; encoded by the exons ATGATGCCAAGCCCCTGTGGTACGACTGCTTTCCCTACCTCACACATTGACGCAATGCTGTCGGTGACACCATCCAGGGTGACCGATCCGCGACGAACACGTCAGATATCGGCCATGGACCACACCATCTCGGGAATATTCCGGAGTCGTCTTCATGTGGTTCTTTACTTCAAGAGCGTGTCGGAGGAGGATTCGGGATGGTTTTTGGCCGGGTGGGCTATGGAGTCGCTGGCACGAGCCTTGTCGGAGCAGCAGCCAATGCTTGCTGGAAGGCTTCGGCGTGGGGTGGACGGTGACGGAGAATTAGAGATTGTGTCCAATGATAGCGGCGTTAGGCTCGTCCAGGCACACATTGCAGTGACTTTATCAAGCTTTCTTGAATTAttgaaggaaaaggaagaagcAGAAGCTCAGCTTGTTTCGTGGAAGGATATTGATGAACAGAGTCTCCAGTTCTCTCCCTTGTTTTACGTTCAG GTGACAAACTTCCAGTGTGGTGGATACTCAATTGGGATTAGCTGTAGCCTTCTTGTGGCAGACCTTTTGGTGAAGGAGAACTTCCTTAATAGTTGGGCAATCATACACAATAATATACTTTCCAGTATTAATGGACCCAAAACCCCCCTATTTTACCTCCCTAatcttaaaataaaaggttCTTCCCCCACCGGCTTAATTAGCTCTACTCCAAGAAAAAATTGTGGCCAAACTACGCATTTTAAGGTCACTGCTGCAACTGCAAATTTGGACAGTGAAATGTGCAAGTCACTTGCATTTCTTTGCATTGAAGAGACAGAGAGCAAGCTTGGCAGCAAAATGGATTCAGAGCTGTATTTGTTTGTGAAGGAAAAGAGTGAGGTTATCAAGGTAGAGAAGTGTTCAAAACATGGTCTTGTTAGGCCCCAAATGAGCCTCAAGAGTCAACTTACTTGTGCAGATTGGGATGATTTAGGGGCCAGCGACATAGCGTTTCGTGTAGGGAATAAGCCGGTTCATGTTTCGCATTGGATCGGGTCGGTTCTTGAAGGACTTGTCATGGCAATACCATCTGCTAGTAAGAATGCTCTTGGAATGAATATCTTAGTCACAATTCCAAATGAGAAGGAAGAGTGGTGCTAG
- the LOC132189367 gene encoding GATA transcription factor 24-like isoform X4 yields the protein MAAANPQPLQARPFEDHARVPVQIEDEEGEYDDGGDDAMDDVEEAHVNSVSVAEHGGVRVGGGGGGVVMASRTSELTLSFEGEVYVFPAVTPEKVQAVLLLLGGPDVPTGVPTIEVPFSQNNRGVGENPKRSNLSRRIASLVRFREKRKERCFDKKIRYTVRKEVAQRMHRKNGQFASLKESSTASNWDSPQSCLQDGTPRAETVLRRCQHCGVSENNTPAMRRGPAGPRTLCNACGLMWANKGTLRDLSKGGRIVSMEHIEPETPFDVKPSITDGEFCGNQDEHETPEDPSKLVTGGSDKSSVNPDDEVCF from the exons ATGGCGGCTGCGAACCCACAGCCCCTGCAGGCGCGTCCGTTCGAGGACCACGCGCGGGTGCCGGTACAGATCGAGGACGAGGAGGGTGAGTACGATGACGGTGGAGATGATGCTATGGACGACGTGGAAGAGGCTCATGTGAATTCGGTGAGCGTTGCGGAGCATGGTGGAGTGAGAGTTGGAGGTGGTGGAGGAGGGGTGGTTATGGCGTCTCGGACGAGTGAGCTCACTCTCTCTTTTGAAGGCGAGGTCTATGTGTTCCCTGCTGTTACGCCTGAAaag GTACAAGCAGTGCTGTTGCTTCTAGGAGGACCAGATGTACCAACCGGTGTGCCTACGATTGAAGTACCTTTTAGTCAAAATAACAGG GGTGTAGGTGAGAACCCAAAGCGATCGAATCTTTCACGAAGAATAGCATCCCTGGTTAGGTTCCGTGAAAAACGGAAAGAGAGATGTTTTGACAAGAAAATTCGGTACACCGTGCGAAAAGAAGTTGCGCAGAG GATGCATCGTAAAAATGGACAGTTTGCATCCTTAAAAGAAAGTTCAACTGCTTCAAACTGGGATTCTCCTCAGAGCTGCCTTCAAGATGGTACTCCTCGTGCAGAAACTGT TTTGCGCAGATGTCAACATTGTGGTGTTAGTGAAAATAATACTCCTGCAATGCGTCGTGGGCCAGCTGGACCAAGGACTCTATGTAATGCATGTGGTCTAATGTGGGCAAATAAG GGAACATTGAGGGATCTCAGTAAGGGAGGAAGAATTGTTTCCATGGAACATATTGAACCT GAAACTCCATTTGATGTCAAACCGTCGATTACAGATGGAGAATTCTGTGGCAACCAAGATGAGCAT GAAACTCCTGAAGACCCTTCTAAGCTTGTTACAGGAGGATCCGATAAGTCTTCTGTCAACCCTGATGATGAAgtatgtttttga
- the LOC132189367 gene encoding GATA transcription factor 24-like isoform X3, with the protein MAAANPQPLQARPFEDHARVPVQIEDEEGEYDDGGDDAMDDVEEAHVNSVSVAEHGGVRVGGGGGGVVMASRTSELTLSFEGEVYVFPAVTPEKVQAVLLLLGGPDVPTGVPTIEVPFSQNNRGVGENPKRSNLSRRIASLVRFREKRKERCFDKKIRYTVRKEVAQRMHRKNGQFASLKESSTASNWDSPQSCLQDGTPRAETVLRRCQHCGVSENNTPAMRRGPAGPRTLCNACGLMWANKGTLRDLSKGGRIVSMEHIEPDLHGTTEDLTDTLPMIVHSSAIDQEQLWYVQEPLVELANPSDTDIDIPANFD; encoded by the exons ATGGCGGCTGCGAACCCACAGCCCCTGCAGGCGCGTCCGTTCGAGGACCACGCGCGGGTGCCGGTACAGATCGAGGACGAGGAGGGTGAGTACGATGACGGTGGAGATGATGCTATGGACGACGTGGAAGAGGCTCATGTGAATTCGGTGAGCGTTGCGGAGCATGGTGGAGTGAGAGTTGGAGGTGGTGGAGGAGGGGTGGTTATGGCGTCTCGGACGAGTGAGCTCACTCTCTCTTTTGAAGGCGAGGTCTATGTGTTCCCTGCTGTTACGCCTGAAaag GTACAAGCAGTGCTGTTGCTTCTAGGAGGACCAGATGTACCAACCGGTGTGCCTACGATTGAAGTACCTTTTAGTCAAAATAACAGG GGTGTAGGTGAGAACCCAAAGCGATCGAATCTTTCACGAAGAATAGCATCCCTGGTTAGGTTCCGTGAAAAACGGAAAGAGAGATGTTTTGACAAGAAAATTCGGTACACCGTGCGAAAAGAAGTTGCGCAGAG GATGCATCGTAAAAATGGACAGTTTGCATCCTTAAAAGAAAGTTCAACTGCTTCAAACTGGGATTCTCCTCAGAGCTGCCTTCAAGATGGTACTCCTCGTGCAGAAACTGT TTTGCGCAGATGTCAACATTGTGGTGTTAGTGAAAATAATACTCCTGCAATGCGTCGTGGGCCAGCTGGACCAAGGACTCTATGTAATGCATGTGGTCTAATGTGGGCAAATAAG GGAACATTGAGGGATCTCAGTAAGGGAGGAAGAATTGTTTCCATGGAACATATTGAACCT GATTTGCATGGAACTACTGAAGATCTTACAGATACTCTTCCCATGATTGTACATTCTTCAGCCATTGATCAGGAGCAG TTGTGGTATGTACAGGAACCTTTGGTTGAGCTTGCTAATCCTTCAGATACAGACATAGATATCCCTGCTAACTTTGATTAG